Genomic segment of Clostridium sp. Marseille-P299:
TTCTTTGCTATAGTATTGATTATAGAGTACTTTTCTCTCTTCCTCACGGATTTTTTGAACAACTACTTGCTTCGCTTTTTGAGCAGCAATACGACCAAAGTTCTTTGGTGTTACTTCAACTTGAACAATATCACCAATATCGTATTTCTTTTTTGGGAATTTCATTTTAGCATCTGCAAGACTGATCTGCATAACAGGGTCCTCTACAGTCTCTACAACCTCACGCTCTGCAAATACGCTAACAGCACCTGTTGTTCTATCAATATTCACTTTAATATTATCCGCTTTTCCAAAGTGGTTTTTACATGCTGCTACTAAGGAATTTTCCATTGCTTCAAGCAAGATTTCCTTGCTGATGTCCTTTTCCTTCTCAATTTGATTCAATGCTTCGATTAACTCTTTATTCCCTTCCATTTTTAATTATTCCTCCATTCATTAAAAGTCCAATGCTAAGCGTACCATAGCAATATCGGCTCTTGTGATTTCCACAGTTTTTCCATTTTCTAATTCGATTACTAGTTTATCTTCATCAAAATCCTTTAAGATTCCGTCAAAGTCTTTTTGTTTATTAATTGCTTTATATAATTTAATTTCTACCTTTTCACCGATACTACGTGCGAAATGCTTATCTTTTTTTAATTGTCTGCCTAAGCCAGGAGAACTTACTTCTAAAATATATGCATCAGGAATA
This window contains:
- the rimP gene encoding ribosome maturation factor RimP — encoded protein: MTKREEYELKTEQLIMPLIEKNNFELVDVEYVKEAGNWFLRAYIDKEGGITVDDCALISRALSELLDQKDFIPDAYILEVSSPGLGRQLKKDKHFARSIGEKVEIKLYKAINKQKDFDGILKDFDEDKLVIELENGKTVEITRADIAMVRLALDF